In Setaria italica strain Yugu1 chromosome IX, Setaria_italica_v2.0, whole genome shotgun sequence, the genomic stretch GCGCCTTGAGCAGGCAGTCCGCCGTCTTGACCACGCTCCTGACACCCATGGGCAGGGACAGGTAGGGCGCGTTGAAGAGGTGGAACTCgaccgacgcggcggcggcggcggcggccgcctgctgctgctgctggtggtgctggcgcgggtgccgcggcgacgaggccgTGAGCATCCGGCCGACCTGGCGCGCGAAGCCGGCGCCCAGGGAGTGGCCGCAGACGCACACGTTCTCGGAGCCGAACCTGTCGATGGTGGCCCTGAGCGCCTGCAGGGCGCGCGCGAGGCGCGCGGAGCCCCGGAGGCTGTTCCGGGCCAGGAGGCGGAGCTCGTCCTCGACGTCGCGGCGGATGGTGGGCGCGCGCAGGAGCGTGCCCCGGAACGCGACGACGGCACTCGGGGCGCCGCTGGGgctgggccggccggcggcgtccgcgTGGTGGTCGCGCTCGAAGATGGCGCCGTCGCGGTCGTCCACCAGCTCGTGCGCCAGGCGGTACTGGAACGGCTTCCACCActgctgcgccaccgccgccgcgtcccggCGCTCCTGCCGCTCCAGCTCCAGCAGGTACACCGCCTCGATCAGGTACGCCATCACCATGCGCCTGTAGTCGTCGTCCCTCCTGCGATAAGAATGCAATTATCTGGATCAGAACAGACATTCCTGGATCGAGCTGCATCAAGAATCAACACAGCTAACAAGTGAtctatcgatcgatcgatcgatcgcgtTGGGATCGAGCACTCACCAGCTCGTGTTGGTGAGCTCTCTCCAAGTCGAGCAGGACAAGCTCGCTTGCTGTGCCATTGCCATGGCCACCAAGAATAATCAGAAACCAACCAAGCCAACCACTGACTCTTTCTCTTGAacaccgatcgatcgatctccctGTGCCTCTGTGTGTTTCAGCTGCCGTCGATGTCGTAGGGAAGGTCTGGCAGGGGAGGCGCCCGATATATACCCCCGACCCCGGGGGTGGCGCAGGATTACGCCGAATTTGCTTAGCTAGTGGGGCAAAGCTTTGCCTTTTTTGAGCTATTTTACGTGCACAATACTATCTGgtggtagtatagagtatagacTATTTTTTGTACgggtaaaattgtaattagcacGACATATATTTTCGCTGCTCACTCGTCTCaaggagctcgccgccggcggctatGAAGAACACCGGGAAGAACAGATACTAGAAAGCAGGATCGTTGGAATGCAGTAGAACATTCACATTCTCTTAAAACGAAAGAAGGAACTGATGAAGGATGACAGTACGTTTACGACACAGTATGTTCGATTCGATAATAGCATTTCTTTGCAGGCAAATTCTCCTTGAACGGGAAACGGCTCGATTCACGTGTACCTCTCGTTTAGAGAGCGATCGGATCAAGCaccgaaagaaagaaagaacagtATGTTCATCAATCTCTGGATAGCACGAGGAGCACCAGCCGAGAATCCGAGACCAACCTCAACGCAGGACGGGCCTGGTCGGGTCCTCGTGGTTGCCGGCGGGGCTGCAGGAGAAGACGTCGACGGGCGCGTAGGTGCCGTCGATGTCCTCCGATCCGGACCTGCACCTGTCGAGGAACAGCACGACGACGGTGATGTCGTCGTGGAAGTGCCGCCGGTGGCCCTTCTCGATGGTCCGGATCTTCTCGTACCTGACCTCCTTCTTCCTCACCGCCTCCAGCTgcggagtcgccgccgccagcccagTGTGCGTGCGAGCGATTGGAAACGAAGAGACGAGGAGTGAAAGGTAAGAAGATGAGGATAATTAAGACGAGGAGTATTTGATATATTCTAACAATGCCATTTTACATATTTTCAATTATACCCTGTACTGTTGGAAATGACCAAATCTATCAATCTCCTcacgaactcgtgaaactcTTATGATCACTCTGTGTATGGTAAACACGTACACATTCACAAGCAGAGGCACACACGAGGAGTCTCTTTTTCACGGCACTGCACACCAGCGCCCACAGCTCCTCTATTCTCTTCACCACAGCCTGATGAACGCGGTGATTACAACGACTTAAAtaaacacgcacgcacacactgGTTGAGCCACGTCTGGCCGTACGACCCGACCAAACTCTCCCGTGGTCACTAATCACCTTCCTACATGCAAGGCACATCTCTCTACATGCAGATCACCACTAACGACTACATGCATGAGCTATCTGATCCACTTTTCTCGCCATGACTCGTTNNNNNNNNNNNNNNNNNNNNNNNNNNNNNNNNNNNNNNNNNNNNNNNNNNNNNNNNNNNNNNNNNNNNNNNNNNNNNNNNNNNNNNNNNNNNNNNNNNNNCATTAGTATAAGGTAGTATTGTGTATGGTAAAGATCTATTTTTTTAATCGGCCGGGAATAAAGGCGGACGCGCCAGAACAAAGCGCGATCGGAGCAGAGACACCCCTGTCC encodes the following:
- the LOC101779726 gene encoding GDSL esterase/lipase At4g10955; this encodes MAMAQQASLSCSTWRELTNTSWRDDDYRRMVMAYLIEAVYLLELERQERRDAAAVAQQWWKPFQYRLAHELVDDRDGAIFERDHHADAAGRPSPSGAPSAVVAFRGTLLRAPTIRRDVEDELRLLARNSLRGSARLARALQALRATIDRFGSENVCVCGHSLGAGFARQVGRMLTASSPRHPRQHHQQQQQAAAAAAAASVEFHLFNAPYLSLPMGVRSVVKTADCLLKALRSGAATVGRWHGKALRNVAYANCILGYTRLESSRKL